Proteins from a genomic interval of Campylobacter concisus:
- a CDS encoding DUF6882 domain-containing protein, with product MLRPGEAMFLDKLGVDKSNWSELFSACVGKATLLQKRAFKLLVEGSNWQVDFDSGKIYFDGREFDMQFIGSESFSSNTWLWGYENINGFDERLLKLANKAREFGEKFGLSAFSTPQI from the coding sequence TTGCTAAGGCCTGGAGAAGCGATGTTTTTAGATAAGCTTGGCGTAGATAAAAGTAACTGGAGCGAGCTTTTTAGCGCATGTGTTGGCAAAGCGACATTACTTCAAAAACGTGCATTTAAGCTACTTGTTGAAGGTAGCAACTGGCAGGTTGATTTTGATAGTGGCAAAATTTACTTTGATGGGCGTGAGTTTGACATGCAGTTTATTGGCTCTGAAAGTTTCTCGTCAAATACGTGGCTTTGGGGTTATGAAAATATAAATGGCTTTGATGAGCGGTTACTCAAGCTTGCAAATAAAGCACGTGAGTTTGGCGAAAAATTTGGACTTAGTGCATTTAGCACGCCACAAATTTGA
- a CDS encoding cysteine hydrolase family protein — MNIQNELEAFKKSLQTLDLREISNDGAKNVAFICIDMIEAFAGSGALASQRVAALSKGIATLFDRAWKDFGFRNFILIEDRHTSDSKEFENFLPHAILDTNEIKTVKEIENLSFFKEFKTFYKNSLSIAFNKEFEKFLEEHPELDTFIVTGDCTDMCVYQCVSYLKLRANEYNKKSRVIVPFDLTQTYDIPGHNGDFYHEMFSLHMKLALGADVVNGIKF; from the coding sequence ATGAACATACAAAACGAACTTGAGGCTTTTAAAAAATCTCTTCAAACGCTTGATTTGAGAGAAATTTCAAACGATGGAGCAAAAAATGTTGCATTTATTTGCATCGATATGATAGAGGCTTTTGCTGGTAGTGGTGCGCTCGCTAGTCAAAGAGTGGCTGCCTTATCAAAAGGGATCGCGACACTTTTTGATAGAGCGTGGAAAGATTTTGGCTTTAGAAATTTTATCCTTATAGAAGATAGGCACACCAGTGATTCAAAAGAATTTGAGAATTTTCTGCCACATGCCATACTTGATACAAATGAGATAAAAACCGTAAAAGAGATAGAAAATCTAAGCTTTTTTAAAGAGTTCAAGACATTTTATAAAAACTCTTTAAGCATTGCGTTTAATAAAGAATTTGAGAAATTCTTAGAAGAGCATCCAGAGCTAGACACCTTTATAGTCACTGGGGATTGCACTGATATGTGCGTTTATCAGTGCGTTAGTTATCTTAAACTACGAGCCAATGAATATAATAAAAAATCAAGAGTTATCGTGCCGTTTGATCTTACGCAAACGTACGATATACCAGGACATAATGGCGATTTTTACCACGAGATGTTTTCTCTTCATATGAAGCTAGCACTTGGCGCTGATGTGGTAAATGGTATTAAATTTTAA
- a CDS encoding sensor histidine kinase, with amino-acid sequence MNEHDIQAGLKSLIEQTYLIENEYKNLTSSYANLQNFIKDIVEILPNAIWVLDENDEIFLQNSEAVRLGKIFKEIPKKEGEINVDGQIYLFKTSSKDNKLIISATNITVEKRTERLASMGQVAAHLAHEIRNPVGSISLLASTLLKRADERTKPIVNQIQKATWRVERIIKATLLFTKGLNINAQIFDFSRLKKECEEAINFYDYSKDIKFSLEFPDGKYMGDLDLLAIVFQNILFNAIDAIEESDDDEGEIILSYEKTPSEHKFIIYDSGEPIKDKAIVFEPFKSSKLKGNGLGLHLCLQIIEAHKGSIEITLNPKTFCINLPIKE; translated from the coding sequence ATGAACGAACACGATATTCAAGCTGGCTTAAAAAGCCTGATAGAGCAGACTTATCTGATAGAAAATGAATATAAAAATTTAACATCATCTTACGCAAACTTGCAAAATTTCATTAAAGATATTGTGGAAATTCTGCCAAATGCTATCTGGGTATTAGATGAAAATGATGAGATCTTTTTACAAAACTCAGAAGCAGTAAGACTTGGTAAAATTTTTAAAGAGATACCAAAAAAAGAGGGCGAGATAAATGTAGATGGGCAAATTTATCTTTTTAAAACAAGCTCTAAAGACAATAAACTAATAATCTCTGCAACAAACATAACAGTAGAAAAACGCACCGAGCGCCTTGCCTCTATGGGCCAAGTAGCAGCTCACCTAGCCCACGAGATCAGAAATCCAGTGGGCTCTATCTCGCTTTTAGCTTCAACTCTACTTAAAAGAGCTGATGAACGCACAAAGCCTATCGTAAATCAAATACAAAAAGCTACATGGCGAGTCGAACGCATAATCAAAGCCACTCTACTTTTCACAAAAGGCCTTAACATAAATGCGCAAATTTTTGACTTTTCGCGGCTTAAAAAAGAGTGCGAAGAGGCTATAAATTTTTACGACTATTCAAAGGATATTAAATTTAGCCTAGAATTTCCAGATGGCAAATATATGGGTGACCTTGATCTACTTGCCATCGTTTTTCAAAATATTTTATTTAATGCCATTGATGCCATCGAAGAGAGCGATGATGATGAAGGAGAGATCATTTTAAGCTATGAAAAAACACCGAGTGAGCATAAATTTATCATTTACGATAGTGGCGAACCTATCAAAGACAAAGCTATAGTTTTTGAGCCATTTAAAAGCAGCAAGCTAAAAGGAAACGGCCTTGGACTGCATCTGTGTTTGCAGATCATAGAGGCTCACAAAGGCAGTATCGAGATCACGCTAAATCCAAAAACATTTTGCATAAATTTACCAATAAAGGAGTAA
- a CDS encoding DUF234 domain-containing protein, giving the protein MKHLDINELIKFHLVFDEFDLKHSYYDVFEAIEAEILNNFLALMPKFYFESDTNDAIKSALIKLARSDRKKFNVNKILPQSLASKVYAKLFEKNFLLLEKSREVLPKRSKNQMLKKEERGYKVEDKIHFNSHFSRFWFRFIEPNLSLLKAGRNDEILAIIKKEFDEYASLGFEILCGELMAKKFMINGIFLSSFWSRNIELDMLLNIGGKIIVGEAKYKERKVCKNVLNLLLKKCEKLNIRPDIIALFSKSGFSSELRNLKDERLRLYEISDFEELLK; this is encoded by the coding sequence ATGAAACACCTAGATATAAATGAACTTATTAAATTTCATCTCGTCTTTGATGAGTTTGATTTAAAGCACTCATATTATGATGTTTTTGAAGCGATCGAGGCTGAAATTTTAAACAACTTCTTAGCCTTGATGCCAAAATTTTACTTCGAATCCGATACAAACGATGCTATAAAATCTGCCCTCATAAAACTCGCACGAAGCGATAGAAAAAAATTTAATGTAAATAAAATTTTACCTCAAAGCCTAGCTAGCAAAGTCTACGCAAAGCTTTTTGAAAAGAATTTTTTACTGCTAGAAAAAAGTAGAGAAGTACTTCCAAAAAGATCAAAAAACCAAATGCTAAAAAAAGAAGAAAGGGGCTATAAAGTTGAGGATAAAATACATTTTAATAGCCATTTTTCAAGGTTTTGGTTTAGATTTATAGAGCCAAATTTAAGCTTGCTAAAAGCTGGTAGAAATGATGAAATTTTAGCCATCATAAAAAAGGAATTTGACGAATATGCAAGCCTTGGATTTGAAATTTTATGCGGTGAACTCATGGCAAAAAAATTTATGATTAATGGCATATTTTTAAGTAGCTTTTGGAGCAGAAATATAGAGCTTGATATGCTATTAAATATAGGTGGCAAGATCATAGTCGGCGAGGCAAAATACAAAGAGAGAAAGGTTTGTAAAAACGTGCTAAATTTACTATTAAAAAAATGCGAAAAACTAAATATCAGGCCAGATATTATTGCTCTTTTTTCAAAGAGTGGATTTAGTAGCGAGCTAAGAAATTTAAAGGATGAAAGGCTAAGGCTTTATGAAATTAGCGATTTTGAGGAACTTTTAAAATGA